CGCAAGAACAAGATCACGCCCAACAACGAAGACCCATCGCCGGCGGTCTTGCCACCGATAAACTGTCCAGCCACGAGGAAAGAGCTAAACGAGAAAGAGCTAAAAGAAGTGTTCGAGAAGTTCGATATGAATGGCGATGACAAAATTTCAGCGTCGGAACTCAATTCCGCCCTGTCCAGTGTAGGAAACGGTGTTACGACAGAAGAATTGGAGAAATTGTTCAGCAAAGTTGATTCCGACGAAGATAGGCTCATCAATTTTGCAGCATTCCTCTATTGCTATAGAGTTTTGGAGGATATTATGGATTCTTTCTCTGTGTTTGATGTGGACAAGAATGGATTCATCACTGCTGATGAGGTTCAGAACCTGTTTATGACGACTCTGGGGGAAGAACATTCGATTGAAGAGTGCCGGAAACTGATCGGCGCCGGTGATAGTGACGGCGATGGTATGATCAGTTACGAGGAATTTAGGGTTATGATGGTTAATTCCAGATTGAGGGATGGAAATGCGGGTCGGGGCAGGTCAAACCCTTAATGGCCCGATACTCATTTGTAGTTTTtttttagtactttttttttctATCATCGGTGCATGGTTTTTTAGCGTCATGGGTTACGAGCTTACTTGGGCctaacttaaaaatctcatttttaaatGAGTTTTAAAATCTTAGTCCAACCCTACAAAATCACGGTTTGAATTAGGTCGGCCCAGTGAGCTAAATCCATATTGACGGTTGTATTAATTAGTGAATGAATGTGTATATATCATTAAATCTTCCTTGCAATACATTTAACATATTGATGTGGCGGAGTTTATGCCGTAGGTTGACGTGAGATGCCAACTAAATGTTCAAATATATTGAAACTAGTAAGAGCTAAACTTATAATCAAATTAGTGAATTCAATTATAACGAGTATCATTGAacttgaaattaatttttttaaaactttagtCGAGATATAATATAGTTAGAATTAAAGATTAAGTGAATTACATTTttcaaagacaaaaaatatataatgatTGTTTGCTAGGTTTTAATACAGGATTCTCTTGTTTAATTATGTGCGAGATACACAAATATAGGAgtatttgatttatttattttttggttaaaaattTCATTAGGTAATGAAACTTTAGCTTGCCtaagttttcttcttttttcaaataaaagaaaCAGAAATTACCCCGCCCCCACCAAACCCCCCAccaaaaaagaaaacagaaatgaaatgtaaagtaaaaaaaaataatgataagtGCCAACCCTAAAAAACATTTCCCCCCATCCTTCTTTCTTTATCAAATTTGTCTTTCatgttcttctttctcttcacCTTTAATCCTTAATCTTCCTCTCAAGTTTCAATTCACTAAATAATTAATCTCATATTCCAGAAAAGTCATGTACAATACTTCTCTATTCtcaattattttttcttcttttctttttctccctctTTCCTACTGTGACTTCCTCTATTATTTTTTTCTCCCTCCTTTCCTACGGTTACTCTTTCCTCGTTATATTTAGTTATTGTAGTTAATATGTAAACAATTTAAATATGAGAAGAAAAAAGGATTAAAATTGTTAAGcctttttagaagaaaaaaagggagaaaattcGCATACAATGAGTAGTTTTTGTTCCTCGTCCATTTTCATGTAACAATACGTACCCGTGAGAGGTAGCTCTAGTTCTACACGTACTTCACATACAATTTTACAAATTAAAATGATGAAGCCAGAAAGAGAGATATGAGTACAAATAAAATTCAGTACATCATACATCTAAGCATTTAAGTGGAATTGATGAATGGACCATACACTGTCTAGATTTCACATATAGTTaatatgtttttttaaaaaaaataaaatgtaaaATAGAACTTTTGGCAATTACATAGGTAACAATAAACGCATCAGTATCACAATGTCAAAATAATGCGAATATTAATACTActatgaaattatttttctaaacagAGAAAAATAGTACGGAGGAAAAAAAGAGCATCACAGGAAGTGTTCTCATGTAATAAAAGAGGACAAAAATAGATTGAAAATGGCGAATTCATCATCCGAACAAGAGTTTTgctgaaaaatatgaaaaatcaagGGTCGTCCAAATACAATACAGATCTAAATAATATATAGCAAAACAAATCGCCTCAACTTTGGTGATGGAGAGGAGAACACAAGAACTTAAAAACTGATGATGGCTATTCATTTCTCCATTAGTAtacacaataataatatagtAACTTATACACAATGAATTCATATGGGAGTTATTTTGTGTAAAACACCTTGAATAAGGGACGGGGAAAAATCTTATTATTTGGAGGCTTTTTGACATcttaaaaggaagaaaaaattccaaaaaaaagaaaaagataaataaGATCTTTAGCACTATAGAGTGCCAAGTCACCTCTTTCATGCCTTGCTTTATATTGCCTTACCTTACTACTATATATAAATGACGAAGGTGGATGAACTCTGCAATAACAAGTTGTACAAAAAGCTGTTTGATTGTACCTTTAATGGGTAGGGTTTCCTTTAGAGTGGGACATtcatttcattttgttttcttctgaTATTTCCCTCTCTTCTCTCATAGGGACATGGCTGGTGATAGACAAACCAAGATCACCTAAAATTCTGACTAACCAAGAGATTTCAGCAACAACTTTCCTTAAGGCTCGATATTCTGCCTCAACAGAAGACAAAGAAATAGTGGGCTGCTTTTTGCTTTTCCAGGAAATAGGACAACCACCAAGGGTGATGTATTACCCAGAAACAGATCTCCAAGACTGAGCACAAGCTGCCCAGTAAGAATCAGAGAAACATCTGAGATCCAAATTAGAAGAACAAGGCAGAAGTATGCCCAGATCTGGAGCATTGGACAAATACCTCAAAACATGGAGTTCAACCATCATGTGAGGAATCTGAGGAACCTGCAAGAACTGACTTAAGTGTTGGACTGAAAAAGCAATGTCTGGCCTAGTGTGCTAAAGAAAATTTAGCTTCCCAATAATTCTCCTATAACCATTGGGGGTGAGAAAGAGCCTCTCCCATGTCAGCAATGAGCTTGAGAGAAGAATCCAGGGGTGTAGTAATAAAACTGAAGTTCTGGCAGTTGAATTCAGAGAGCAAATTAGTGGTGAACTTAGTCTGGCTGACAAGAAAGCCCTAGGGAGTGTGAGAAACCCCCAAACCCAAAAAGTAGTGAATGGTTCCCAAATCCTTGATCTTGAATTGATCATTCAAGAAAGCCTTCACATTGTCCAGCTCAGAAATATCATCCCCAACTAGGaggatgtcatcaacataaacagccaATACAGTGAATGAGCCCCCAGCAGATTTGATGAAGAGAGAGTAGTCATTTCTGCTAGAAATGTAGCCTTCGGCAGACAAGGCTTCAAACAGTTTGGAAAATCACTGTCTTGAGGCTTGCTTAAGACCATATAAGTACTTTTTGAGCTTGCAAACCAAAGGAGGAGTGGAGGAAGAACAGGGAAGAGAAACCTGTAGACCTTTGGGGATCTTCATATACACTTCTTCATGGAGATCCCCATGAAGAAATATATTATTGACATCCAATTGATACATAGTTTATCGTCTTTTGGCAGCAAGGGAAAAAAGATATTTAATGATTGTAAATTTGACAACAGGAGAAAAGGTTTCTGTATAATTTATACCCTCCTTTTGTGTGTCACCTCGAATGACCAACCTGGCCTTGTATCTCTCAATTGTTCTATCAGATTTTTGTTATATCTTATATACCCATTTATAAGGAATGGGTTTCTTGTTAGGGGGCAGTGGAACAATGTCCAAGTATGATTGGTTTCAAGAGCTTGAAATTCCTTAACTATGGCCTCTTGCCAAGCAGGAGAGAAAACAGCCTGATGATAATACTGAGGCTCATGTGAGTGCAGATCAACAGTGGAAAGTTGTGGAATATCAGAAGCAGGGGCAGAAGGAATAACATAAGAGCAAACATAGTCCTTAAGGTATGTAGAAGGGTGACAAGTTCTAGTAGAATGCCTGGGAGGTAGAATAGAAATAAGAGGTGAAGGAGCAGAAGAGTGGGGGGAAGGGACATGAGATGAGACAGCAGGTAGGCGAGAAGGGGAAGAAGGGGCAGGAGATGAAGTGGAGGGAGATAAAGAAAGGGACTGGGGAGTAGGTTGAGAGTTGGGCAGGGAGGATAAAGGAGGGGAAAGAGGAGTAGAAATAGGGACAAAATCAAAAGAGGGAGTTGGAAATATAGGAGTTGAGGAGGATTGAGAAGAGGAAGAATAAGGGAAGATGTGCTCATAAAACACAACATTCGTTGAGTAAAACATTGAGGAATTGGACAAATTGAGCAACTTATAACCTTTTTTGCCACAAGGATACCCAAGAAACAGACAGGAGATTACCCTAGACTGAAATTTGTCTCTACCAACCTTGGGAGAAGTTGCATAACATAGGCATCCAAAAGACTTAAGATGATCATATGATGGAGGATGACAATGTAATTTCTCATAGGGTGAAATGTTATTCAAAATAGTTGAAGAAAATCTATTTATAAGATAAGAGGCAGTAAGGACACAATCACCCCAAAACTTTATAGGTTAGAATAGCAAAGCCCTAGAAGTTTCaagtaaatatttatattttctttcaacgaCACTATTTTGTTGAGGAGTGTGGGGAATGGTGGTTTGGTGTAGGATACCTTGGGAAGTAAAAAAGAACTTTGCTTCAGAACTGCTCCCAAGTTCAAAAGCATTGTCAGATCTAAAGGATTGAACTGATGTGTGAAAGTGAGTCTTAACCATGAAGGTGAAAGCCTTAagaatagaaaaaatattttcttcacaTGAGAGTAGATGAGTCCATGTTACTATAGTATAATGATCTACTAAGGTTAAGAAGTATCTGAATCCATTATATGTATTGGTGTGGTAAGGCCCCCAAACGTCAATATGTACTAATTGGAAAGGTGTTGAGGAATGAGTAGAAAAAAAGGCAATATATGTTGCCTGGCCATAGGAAAAATTGGACACAAAAATAATTGCTTAGAAGAAATTTtattagaaagaaaagaaattgattTCATTATGTGAAAAATGATATACCCCAACCTTTGATGTCAAAACAAATCTACTTTGTTAATTGCAACAGATGGAATACAAGAGGGACTAAGGGGAAGTGGATTGTTAACAGAAGCAAAAATATTACATGTACTGTCAAAAGATAAAGAAACATTACATGTATTTTCTAAACTAGAATTATGAGATGAATCAGTAGCTTCAGTATGAAGAAAATATAGCCCATATGCAGCTTTATCAATTTTCAGTGGCCTCTTCAGAGAAGGGCCTGTAAGAAACAACTAGAATTGGTAAGTATTGCATAACAATGGAGTTGACAAATGAGttgataaataaaaattaaattaaactaaaaagagGGAATAAGAAGGACATTATGCAAGGTTATATCAGTCCTAAGCTGCAAGGAACCAGTTGATAAAACCTTAAATTTATATCCATTAGGCAAGGTGATTAAGAATGGTTTGGGCAATGGTTGTAAGCTATGAAGAGGATGTTTGTGGGGTGTCATATGGTTAGTGGCCCCTGAGTCTAATATCTAAGAACCAACACTTAGCTGAGTGGATGCACAGACATGATAGCCATCAGAAGTAAAAAAATAGTACTACTAAATAAGCTGAACAAACCTGCAAAATTTGCGTAACCAGTATTTTCCTTAGATGACATATCACCATGAGGACCAGAAAAGACATGTGTTTGCTGCAGGAGTGTTATGAGGTGTTGGTATTGTTCTTGAGAAATCCCATGAGCTGAATGTTTAGTAGGATGGAAATCAAAAGTTGGAGGAATATGATTCTCAACTTGAACACAAGAGGCAGATGTTTTAGATTTGGTGAATTTAAAATCATGAGGAAAACCATGTAACTTGTAGCATTTCTCGACTGTATGTACAGGCTCTTGCAGTACTTACATGAGATAGAATGCCCTCGCTTCTTTGTCTCAAAATTGACCCTCTGATTACAATTTCTCTAACCTCCCACAGGTACAGAATTGACAGAAAATGATGCAGAATCATTGGAGAAGGTTGATGGGAATGAAGAAGATAAAGACTCCCTTTATTTTCATCATGTTGTAACATAGAGTATGATTTACTAACGGAGGAAATAAGGTACGTGAGTAGATTGTTGCTCTTTATTGAAGAATAAGACTCATTAAGTCCACTTAAAAATTGATAGAGCTTTAATTCTTCCAGAAACTTGGGCAAAGCTCCGCAAGAACATACAGGACCTACATATACAGTATGTAGTTCATACCATAAGCTGCACATTCGAGTAAAATAGGTAACTATGCCAGAACTGCCCTGAGACATCAATCCAATTTGTTTTTGAATCTGAATGAACTTGGACCCATTGGATGGCTCAAATCTCTTATTGAAATCTAACCGGATTTTTCTAgcagtgtcatatcccaaaatacTAGTAGCAATGTCCCTGGATAATGAATTGGTGATTCAAGCGATCACCATACCATTGCATCTCTCCCAATGAGGGTAGTATGATGAGTCAACAGAAGTCTATCATGTCTACCATTGATGAGGTCTAATTTATTTTTGGCAGATAGGGAGACTAGGATGCTCTTACGCCATGACACAAAACCAATCCAATCGAAATGTGGAGAGACTAAATGAGTACCAGGGCTATCAGAAGGGTGTATGTAAAAAGGATGTGAAGGATCTATAGTAAAAGGTGCAAATCCTTTGGATGAGGTAGAGGAACTTATAGTATCACTATCAATTGCAATTTTTACAGAGTTCTACCGCAAAGTACAGAAATGCCAAAAAAAACTTTATACACAAGGAATTAGAACATGTAAAACTCAGAAAATGAGAGTAGATGTTACCAATCTTCTTCAAGAGGTTGAAGAATTTCCAAAAACAGCTTACGATGTAGGTGAGGTGTGAAAACCCTAAATCGATGTCGAAACCGATTTCACAATACGAAGCAACATAATCAAAATTCACAATAAAGTGAACCAGTATCGAACAATCAAAGCAAAGAAATCCATATCGAAGGCCGAAAATTAATGCATAAACTCATAAATTAGGGCTTGGACTTTGTCGAAGAAAAATCCACAAATCAGCTGCGAGGGTAATGCCAGACTGACAGGATGATAAGTCTGAAGCTTAATTCCCGCTCTGATATCATGTTATGATACAAATCAACCTAGTTATGGTGGGATTTCCATGAAAGAAAAACCCTACCATCGTATGGGAGAAGAGAAAGAACTAGAAGTTAGAGAGAGAAAtatcaaaagaaaacaaaatgaaatgaCTGTCCCACTTTATTATTCAGCACTTCTTTGTTTATATATTTACACTCGAGATGATTATCTATGTAATGATACAATGGCTATTTAAGTACTGTAACTTGGCTAAAGTATGAAATATAAAATGAGTTACATGTTGGGCTTAACTATGTGGGCCTTCAACCGACTGATAGGTTGTTGCTCAATATGGTTAACGGATAGAGTGTGTGGACAAAATTCCAAAAAGGTCAGTGATGTAGTATTGTCCTGTCAATTATTTTGGTTCCCTTCAGCTTACTTGTGATCTACATTGGAGTTGGCAAGACGAGTAACTTTGGCTTTCTAATAAGGCGATTTTTCCTAATTTTGAAAACTtaactagaaaagaaaaatagttgaTCTTCTAGTAGGGGCAACAAGGCTGATGAAAATTAGATAAGCAAGATGAAGAGTAGATCATTTGACGCCATCaggttatattttttaaattctatgtttGGTCAAACGTTTTTTTGGCCCAAAGCATATTTTTCCATAGTTAAGGTATTTGGGTAtaagcttttagaaggaaaaaaatatttttgagtagaaacataaacagttTTTGAGAAGTATAAAAAATAGATTCTTCCcgaaagtatttttttgaaaaaataattttgagaaaaatacatttaaaagcttgaccaaataCTAATtgtttctcaaaagtgctttctCAATTAtttagtcaaacacaaattattttcaccaaaaatatttttttgaaaaacacttttaagaaaatactttttaaaataagttgattttaaaattttagcCAAAagctaatatataaaatatatgtttACCCACACAATTCAAATTACTTAcctttttagtattattttatttCACATTATTTTATGCAAAAGTGTCCAATTTCCCCCCTCCTAAATAGGATTAGACTTGTATTTAAATCACAAAAAGAGGATTAGACTTGTGGAAAGTGGGCCCAAATTCGTGTTCTTGGGTGTGTTTGGtgcgaagaaaaatatttttcgaaaaatattaattaatttcttGATCTCTTCCTTTGTTTAACTGTTGAAAGTAATGGCTTAAGCCTCGAGATAAAACTTAACTAAGTAAAAACTCAGATAAGATTACCTCTCTATCTTTCAAAAGGAATTAGTTCCACTTTGATTTACTGTAAGGCCACATGATCGAAACTGATCAACTAAgtaggtgtttggacataaaaactGTAAtctttgaagaaaaaaaagtatatttggagttaagttgaaaatggtatttgaaatttggaattttgtttggacatgtattttatttgaaaaaaaaagttgcAATTTTGTGAGTGGGgaacaaaaattttgaaaaagtggtTAAAATCactttttggtttttgaaaaactcaatttcgaaaaatttcaatgaacttgcaaaatttcatgtACAAACAcgtcttttgaaaaaaaaaattatctatgGACAAACGGATCCTGAATGTGTTATAACTTAAGGGGTCATTTGATACAAGGGAGAAGGGTAATAATCCCAGGATAAACTTTGATATTGTATTTATCCCATATTTACTATCAGTATTAGTTAATTTCCGAATAAATGTTATACTAAAATGGTGGATATTTTCTTTCCAATATCAACTCTGGTctccccgaaattcaattccgaccacgcgtaccagccataatacttgaaataaagctgttcatggcctcaaaccgccggaTGATGCGtcagagctcaaaacgaccggtcgagtcgctACATATAAAATGGATCGACCTGAAAGTTTTACACAACCCCCAACTCTAAGAGTAACTCATAACTTTAATTATTGGTTCTACATTAGTTTTAAG
The nucleotide sequence above comes from Nicotiana tabacum cultivar K326 chromosome 12, ASM71507v2, whole genome shotgun sequence. Encoded proteins:
- the LOC107821294 gene encoding putative calcium-binding protein CML25, translating into MGITARFSRKNKITPNNEDPSPAVLPPINCPATRKELNEKELKEVFEKFDMNGDDKISASELNSALSSVGNGVTTEELEKLFSKVDSDEDRLINFAAFLYCYRVLEDIMDSFSVFDVDKNGFITADEVQNLFMTTLGEEHSIEECRKLIGAGDSDGDGMISYEEFRVMMVNSRLRDGNAGRGRSNP